The genomic segment GCATGGTGGAACGGCGCCACGGCGCGATCGTCAATGTGTCGTCGATCGCCACGCGCAGCATCTACCGCGTGCCGTACGCAGCGGCCAAGGGCGGCGTCAACGCGCTGACCGCGAGCCTGGCGTTCGAGCATGCCGGTGAAGGCATCCGGGTCAATGCGGTGGCAACCGGCGGCACGGAAGCTCCGCCGCGCCGGATACCGCGCAATACGGCCGAACAGACGCCGCAGGAGGCAGCGTGGTATCAGGGGATTGTCGACCAGACTATTGCCACGAGCCTGATGCATCGCTATGGCACTATCGACGAACAGGTGGGTGTGATTTTGTTCCTGGCGTCTGAGGAGGCCTCCTATATCACTGGTACTGTGCTGCCTGTGGGTGGGGGAGATTTGGGATAACGGTTTCGGCGTGGCCGGCGGGGGCTTTTTGGTTGGGGTTGGGGCGGTCGTGTTTGGCGGGCGCCGCTGTTTCGCCGGCGTAGCCGGCGACTTACTTATATGAACGCACCCCGGTGCCTGTGCGCGACCAACTGGTCGGTGGGAAGGATCGCGGAGCAGCTTGGCTTTGCCAGCCAGGAAGGACCTATCCGGAAATTTGTGTACGAGGCATATCATGAGAGGTAATGACCATGGATATGCCGATGAAGAAGAAACGTACGGTGGCGTCTCAGGCAGCGGCCCGCGGGCCGCTGCCTGCCTTGCCTGACGGCTTGCTTGATGAGTTGGTTAAAGGGCCGATGACGCCCGGCGAGGTCCAGGATCTGATGCTGGCGTTCAACAAGGCCATCATCGAGCGGGCGATGAGCGCCGAGATGAGCATGCATTTGGGCTACAAGCCAGGCGAGCCCAAGCCGGCCGAGCAGTCCAATGCGCGTAACGGTCTGAGCGGCAAGACCGTGATCACCGACCGCGGCCCGGTGCGGGTCGAACTGCCACGCGACCGCGATGGCAGTTTCGATCCGGTTCTGATCCCGAAGCACGAACGGCGCTTTACCGGCTTCGATGAGCGCATTATCGCCATGTACGCGCGCGGCATGAGCGTGCGCGAGATCCAGGCGTTTCTGGCCGAGAGCTACGGCACCGAAGTCTCCCCGGACTTCATCAGCTCGGTCACCGACGAGGTCATGGCCGAGACCATCGCCTGGCAGAACCGTCCGCTTGAGGCCATGTACCCGGTCGTGTTCTTCGACGCGTTGCGGGTCAAGATCCGCAGTGACGGCATCGTCAGCAATAAGGCCGTGTATCTGGCATTGGGAATCCAGGCAGATGGCCAGCGCGACGTGCTGGGCCTGTGGGTCGAGCAGACCGAAGGCGCCAAGTTCTGGCTCAAGGTCTTCAATGAACTCAAGAACCGAGGCTGCCAGGACATCCTGATCGCAGTGGTCGACGGCCTCAAGGGGTTGACGGAGGCCGTTGCCACGGCCTATCCCCGCACGACGGTGCAGACCTGCATTGTGCATTTGATCCGCAACAGCCTGGAATACGCCAACTATAAGGACCGCAAGGTGCTGGCACAGGCGCTGCGTCCGATCTACAGCGCGGCCAGCGAACAAGAGGCCGGGCAGGCGCTGCAGGACTTCGCCGACGGCCCGTGGGGAGCCAAGTACCCGATGATCGTGCAGTCGTGGCGACGCGCCTGGGAGCACGTCATACCGTTCTTCGTGTTCCCGCCCGACATCCGGCGTGTGATCTACACCACGAATGCCATTGAGAGCTTGAACATGCAGTTGCGCAAGATCATCAAGACCCGGGGCCACTTCCCTTCGGATGAAGCTGCGATCAAGTTGCTGTGGCTGGCGCTGCGCAACGTGCTGACCAAGTCCGTTCGCACGACCTATGACTGGAAGTCCGCCATGAATCAGTTTGCTATTCTGTATGGCGAGCGATTTACTGCCGCTCGAAGCTGACAGAATTCAAAACCGCCTCGCACACAAAAATACGGACAGGCCCGCCAGGAAGCGTTTCGCCGGGCATTTCAGCGCTGGACCGGCCACGCACCAACGCGGTTCCGGCGCGAAAGCAGAGGACGACAGCGTGAGGAGATGGCCGTATGCAAGCTTCCCAAGACAACCTCCCAAGCTTCGCCTGTCTGACATACACATTGCGCCCGCCCTCCTCCCGTGGGGTTCATACAACGCGTTCAATATTTCCGACCGCATTCCGTTAAACTCCGCACGCCGTTCCCCATTACCGTCATTCCCATACCAACAAGACTGCGGGACACGCTTCACGGATGCGCACAGAACATCGGAATAGCCGTGGCACGCCAGCCCGCGGCGGGATCAGGAAGCTGTCGACACTGACGGCCTGCCTACTTGCCGGACTGCTTCCGGCGGCACCAGCCCTGGCGCTGGAGGCAGTGAAGATCTATGAAATGCGCGCGCCCAGCATCTGGGTCGTGCGCGTTTTCGATGCGCAGGACCATCCGACGCGGATGGGCAGCGCGGTCGTCATCGGTCCCGAAACGCTGGTCACCAACTGCCACGTGCTGGTGCGAGGCAAGTCGATTTCCGTCAAGCACGATAACACCGCGCATGGCGCGCGGCTCGAATATGCGGACGTGGATCGCGATCTCTGCATCATCAAGGCCAAGGGGCTGGTTGCACCGGCCGTTCCTGTGGCCCCGCTCTCCACGCTGAAAGTCGGCGAAAAGGTTTACGCACTGGGCGCGCCGCGTGGGCTGGAACTGACGCTTTCCGACGGTCTCCTGGCTGCGCTGCATCGCGACAAGGACAACAACATTGTCCGCATCCAGATGACCGCGCCGATTTCACCGGGGTCCAGCGGCGGTGGTCTGTTCGATGAGGAGGGCCGGCTGATCGGCGTCTCGTACATGACCATTCGCGACGCGCAGAACCTGAACTTTGCGATTCCTGCGACGTGGATCGACCAGGTACCGGCACGCGCCACCGTCGCACTGCAGAAATTCCGCGCCGAGCAGGCCGCCACGACTGCCGGCAATGCCACTACGGCTGCCGTCGCGCCGGCACGCGTTCCGCCGACCGGCCCCGAGCAATCGATATCGGGCGACGAATTGAACCGCCACTTCGCATCGATCGGACGGATCGTTGCCACGGCACCAAGCGGCGCGGCGCTGGAAATGCAATTCAGCCCCGACGGATCGTTCGGCGTGACCAATACCCGCACGCGAGGCTATTCAAGCGGCCAGTTCAACGTGACACCGGGCACGGACGAGGTTTGCTTCACCATGGGCAATCCAAGTTTCAACGTCATGCAGACCTGCTATCGCCTGAGCCACCGGGGCGATACGTACACCATGCGTTCCGTTTCCTCATCGTACTATTTCACGTATGCGTACACTGGTTCCTGACACCGGCGTCGATCATCGGAACGGCCAGAGACGCGGCATGCGACTGGCAGCATTGGCCACGCTCATGCTTGGCCTGGCTGCCTGCGCGCCCCGCACAGCGGTGACGAGCGTCCGCGCGCAGGACTACGCACAACAGCCCAGACGCATCTATGTGATCGCCGCGTCGGGGGTGGGTTGGGGACCTGGCTTCGCGCCGACCTTCCGTGCCAAGTTCCGCGACATCTTGCGCGGTTGCAGTGCCACCGCCGCATTCGAGGATGTCACCGGACTCGAACTCGATCGCGGGCCGGCGATCGCCAGGGCCGCCGCGTTCCAGCCCGATGCGGTGTTGACGATTGTCAGCGGCGGCGGCGTTGTGCAGGTTGGCGGCGACCGGCTGTCCATCGAGTACAACACCACGCTGGCCGACGTGACCCAGAATCGCGCCGTATGGCGCGCGAAGTTCGCGTTCGGCCGAGGCAGCGCGACGATTCCGCTTGCCGAGCGTGGCGCGGTCTTTGCCATCGAACTCACCAACAAACTGAAGGCCGACGGCTTGCTGGCCGGCTGCTCGCCGATTCCGCTGGACCGCAGCGGCAGGCTGGATGCGTCGGCCATTCCCAAGCCGCGTCCCGACGACATCACGCCCGCTCGCGCCGTGACACCCGCGACCATTTCTGGCAAGCCGACGCTGAAAGACCTGCAGGACCTGCTGCCGACGAATTGATGCTGGCGGGATTGGGCCGGCTTGCATCGGCATGGCGGGTGTCGGGGCAATCTGGCGCACGCCATGAAGCGTCATTAGCGACCATTCGGGGTTCGAATGTCGGCTTCCGCCCGCCCATCTGACGTTCGACGGAGCGCAATCGTGCGACCGCAATCCTGAAAGACATACCGGAATTGCGAGGCGCAACAATTACTTGCTTGGATTCGTCTTCATGGAAAAATCCAGAAATTCCTGATCTTTTGCCGTTGGTATTTTGAATTTTATGAATCCGTACCCAAGCGAAGTATGGCAAGCGTTGCAACCGTTGACAGCCTCGGAAAAATGTCGGTTGAATTGGTTGATATCTTGTTTTTCGATCGCCTTGCTCAGCGGCAATAGGTACGTTTGCTCATTGGCCTTTAGCATCGGGGCGCGCTGTGGTCTCGTTACCTCACCAATCTCTTGCGCTTCAAGTAGCTCCCTGAGTTCATATTGTGCAAGTCCCAAGTTTCCGCCATTAGCTGCCCGGTAAATATCGACAAAGCGGCGCCCCATC from the Cupriavidus sp. WKF15 genome contains:
- a CDS encoding 1,6-dihydroxycyclohexa-2,4-diene-1-carboxylate dehydrogenase; translation: MTTRKRFEGKIVLITGAAQGIGRGVALRAAAEGATLVLADRSELVHEVVAEIGAQYGRATAVIVDLETYAGAKAMVDAALSAHGRVDVLINNVGGTIWAKPFQHYEEDQIEAEIRRSLFPTLWSCRAVLPGMVERRHGAIVNVSSIATRSIYRVPYAAAKGGVNALTASLAFEHAGEGIRVNAVATGGTEAPPRRIPRNTAEQTPQEAAWYQGIVDQTIATSLMHRYGTIDEQVGVILFLASEEASYITGTVLPVGGGDLG
- a CDS encoding IS256 family transposase; amino-acid sequence: MKKKRTVASQAAARGPLPALPDGLLDELVKGPMTPGEVQDLMLAFNKAIIERAMSAEMSMHLGYKPGEPKPAEQSNARNGLSGKTVITDRGPVRVELPRDRDGSFDPVLIPKHERRFTGFDERIIAMYARGMSVREIQAFLAESYGTEVSPDFISSVTDEVMAETIAWQNRPLEAMYPVVFFDALRVKIRSDGIVSNKAVYLALGIQADGQRDVLGLWVEQTEGAKFWLKVFNELKNRGCQDILIAVVDGLKGLTEAVATAYPRTTVQTCIVHLIRNSLEYANYKDRKVLAQALRPIYSAASEQEAGQALQDFADGPWGAKYPMIVQSWRRAWEHVIPFFVFPPDIRRVIYTTNAIESLNMQLRKIIKTRGHFPSDEAAIKLLWLALRNVLTKSVRTTYDWKSAMNQFAILYGERFTAARS
- a CDS encoding serine protease — protein: MKIYEMRAPSIWVVRVFDAQDHPTRMGSAVVIGPETLVTNCHVLVRGKSISVKHDNTAHGARLEYADVDRDLCIIKAKGLVAPAVPVAPLSTLKVGEKVYALGAPRGLELTLSDGLLAALHRDKDNNIVRIQMTAPISPGSSGGGLFDEEGRLIGVSYMTIRDAQNLNFAIPATWIDQVPARATVALQKFRAEQAATTAGNATTAAVAPARVPPTGPEQSISGDELNRHFASIGRIVATAPSGAALEMQFSPDGSFGVTNTRTRGYSSGQFNVTPGTDEVCFTMGNPSFNVMQTCYRLSHRGDTYTMRSVSSSYYFTYAYTGS